CAATCCGGCAAAAATGGAAGTCTGGTTCCTCATCCTCGTCACCCTCTTCGTCGCCGCCCTCCTCAGAGCCACCCTCAACCTCCTCTCCTCCGCCCCCAACAAGAAGAGCCTCCCGCCGGGCCCCCTTACCTTCCCGATCGTCGGCAACTTCCTATGGCTCCGCAAGTCCCTCTCAGAGCTCGAGCCCGTCCTCCGCTCCCTCCACACCCGCTACGGCCCGATGGTCACCCTCCACATAGGCTCCCAACCCGCCGTCTTCGTCGCCTCCCCGACCCTCGCCCATGAGGCCCTCATCCACCGCGGCGCCGTCTTCGCCGACCGCCCGCCGCCCTCCACCACCGTGCGCCTTCTCTCCTCCAACCAGAAAAGCATCATCACCTCCTCCGCCGGCCCCACCTGGCGCCTCCTCCGCCGGAACCTCACGGCGGAGATCCTCCATCCCTCCCGCCTCCGCTCCTACTCCCGCGCCCGCACGCGGGTCCTAAATATGCTCGGAGCGGAGCTCAAGTCACAACCTGGCGGCGTAGTCCGCGTCATCGAACACTTCCAGTACGCCATGTTCTGCTTGCTGGTCCTCATGTGCTTCGGAGACTGGCTCGAGGAAGAGCAGATTAAGCAGATCAAGGAGGTTTCGCGACGGGCGCTGCTGAATCAACAGCGCTTCAACGTCCTCAATTTCTGGCCGTGGCTGAGCAAGCTCGTCCTCCGGAAGCGATGGAAGGAGCTTTATGAGCTCCGCGAGTGTCGTAAACGCGTCCTTATCCCGCTCATCAGAGCTCGACTCAAGGCCAAGCAAGAGCAGCTGAGCAAAGCCAAGGAGAACAGGAACGACGGCAACGGCGATTGGATCGTGCCATACGTGGACACGCTCCTGGACCTGGAGCTACCGGAGCAGAGGAAGCTGGAGGAGGACCAGATCATAAGTCTGTGCTGGGAGTTCCTCAGCGCCGGAACCGACACAACGTCCACAGCGCTGCAGTGGATCATGGCCAATCTGGTCAAGTACCCAGAAATCCAAGAGAGGCTCTACGATGAAATCAAATCAGTCGTCGGACAAGGGGCGGAACAAGTGAAGGAGGAGGACCTAGAGAGAATGGCCTACCTAAAGGCGG
This region of Eucalyptus grandis isolate ANBG69807.140 chromosome 8, ASM1654582v1, whole genome shotgun sequence genomic DNA includes:
- the LOC104416434 gene encoding cytochrome P450 89A2, translated to MEVWFLILVTLFVAALLRATLNLLSSAPNKKSLPPGPLTFPIVGNFLWLRKSLSELEPVLRSLHTRYGPMVTLHIGSQPAVFVASPTLAHEALIHRGAVFADRPPPSTTVRLLSSNQKSIITSSAGPTWRLLRRNLTAEILHPSRLRSYSRARTRVLNMLGAELKSQPGGVVRVIEHFQYAMFCLLVLMCFGDWLEEEQIKQIKEVSRRALLNQQRFNVLNFWPWLSKLVLRKRWKELYELRECRKRVLIPLIRARLKAKQEQLSKAKENRNDGNGDWIVPYVDTLLDLELPEQRKLEEDQIISLCWEFLSAGTDTTSTALQWIMANLVKYPEIQERLYDEIKSVVGQGAEQVKEEDLERMAYLKAVVLEGLRRHPPAHFVLPHAVKEDAELGGYTIPKDAIINFMVAEMGWNAEIWEEPMAFKPERFLNSGGGGEASGFDITGSKEIKMMPFGVGRRICPASGLAMLHLEYFVANLVWQFKWRTVAGEEVDLSEKQEFTMVMKNPLRAQISSRN